A single genomic interval of Primulina huaijiensis isolate GDHJ02 chromosome 7, ASM1229523v2, whole genome shotgun sequence harbors:
- the LOC140980091 gene encoding probable carotenoid cleavage dioxygenase 4, chloroplastic, translating into MDFLSSSTFHPKLSTKPKTSISIGTTHNYPRISYVRIEEKPQTATERPQSQLVKKPTPQLFTTYTAPPPPSPKRPTDPPSLPATIFNAADNFINTFIDPPLRSAVDPKFVLSDNFAPVHELPPTPCDVVEGSLPLSLDGAYIRNGPNPQFLPRGPYHLFDGDGMLHSIRISGGKATLCSRYVKTYKYKVEREKGFSVIPNVFSGFNGLSASAARGALAVARILAGQFNPTEGTGLANTSLALISGNLYALGESDLPYSVKIDSGGEIHTLGRHDFDRKLFMSMTAHPKIDPQTGETFAFRYGPMPPFLSFFRINCSGEKQPDVPIFSMTSPSLLHDFAITNKYAIFNEIQIGMNPIEMISGGSPVGANPGKVPRLGVIPRYATDESQMQWFEVPGFNTIHAINAWDEVEGNTIVLLAPNILSVEHTLERMDLIHASVEMVRIDLTTGFVSRFPVATRNLDFCVINPAFVGKKNKYVYGAIGDPMPKISGVVKLDVSVSDGDRRDCTVASRLFGPGCFGGEPFFVAREPNNPNADEDDGYLVTYLHNENNGESRFLVMDAKSPELDIVAAVRLPGRVPYGFHGLFVRENDLIKL; encoded by the exons ATGGATTTTCTAAGTTCTTCAACTTTCCATCCTAAATTATCTACAAAGCCCAAAACATCCATCTCCATCGGTACGACACACAATTATCCTCGCATTTCATACGTCAGGATTGAAGAAAAGCCGCAGACCGCCACCGAAAGGCCACAGTCTCAGCTAGTCAAGAAACCAACCCCACAATTATTCACCACCTACACCGCCCCCCCGCCGCCGTCTCCAAAAAGACCAACAGATCCGCCATCACTCCCGGCCACTATCTTCAATGCAGCAGACAATTTCATCAACACCTTCATCGACCCTCCTCTCCGCTCCGCCGTCGATCCAAAATTCGTACTGTCCGACAACTTTGCTCCAGTGCACGAGCTTCCTCCAACACCATGCGACGTTGTAGAAGGCTCTCTCCCACTGTCTCTCGACGGCGCGTATATCCGCAACGGCCCAAATCCTCAGTTCCTCCCTCGCGGACCCTACCACCTCTTCGACGGTGATGGGATGCTCCACTCCATCAGAATCTCCGGAGGCAAAGCAACACTCTGCAGCCGTTACGTCAAGACGTACAAATACAAAGTAGAACGCGAGAAGGGATTCTCCGTCATCCCTAACGTCTTCTCCGGCTTCAATGGCCTTTCCGCCTCGGCGGCACGTGGCGCGCTCGCCGTTGCCCGTATACTCGCGGGTCAGTTCAATCCCACCGAAGGCACCGGCTTAGCAAACACAAGCTTGGCTTTAATTAGTGGAAATCTCTACGCCTTAGGTGAGTCCGATCTCCCCTACTCAGTGAAAATAGACTCCGGTGGAGAAATTCACACACTCGGCCGCCATGATTTTGACCGAAAGCTCTTCATGAGCATGACAGCCCACCCCAAAATCGACCCCCAAACAGGCGAAACCTTCGCTTTCCGGTACGGCCCCATGCCTCCATTTTTAAGCTTCTTCAGAATCAACTGCAGTGGAGAAAAACAACCCGACGTTCCCATTTTCTCCATGACCAGCCCATCTCTCCTCCACGACTTCGCCATCACAAATAAATATGCTATATTCAACGAAATACAAATCGGGATGAACCCAATTGAGATGATATCCGGCGGTTCTCCGGTAGGTGCAAATCCAGGAAAAGTTCCGCGACTTGGCGTTATCCCAAGATACGCCACCGATGAATCGCAGATGCAGTGGTTTGAGGTCCCAGGGTTTAACACGATTCATGCCATTAACGCATGGGATGAAGTTGAGGGGAACACGATCGTACTGCTGGCGCCGAATATTTTGTCGGTGGAGCATACATTAGAAAGGATGGATCTGATACACGCGTCGGTCGAGATGGTCAGAATTGATCTCACGACAGGGTTCGTGTCGAGATTCCCTGTGGCTACGAGGAATCTGGATTTCTGTGTGATTAATCCTGCTTTTGTGGGCAAGAAGAATAA GTATGTATATGGGGCAATAGGGGATCCAATGCCTAAAATATCAGGGGTTGTGAAACTTGATGTTTCAGTTTCCGACGGTGACCGCCGTGACTGCACGGTGGCAAGCCGGTTGTTCGGACCAGGTTGCTTCGGTGGAGAACCCTTCTTTGTGGCTCGGGAGCCTAATAATCCGAATGCCGACGAAGATGATGGATACTTGGTGACTTATCTACACAACGAGAATAACGGGGAATCAAGGTTTTTAGTCATGGATGCAAAGTCACCGGAACTTGACATTGTTGCGGCGGTGAGGCTACCGGGCCGGGTTCCTTATGGCTTCCACGGCCTCTTTGTTAGAGAGAATGATCTGATCAAACTATGA